In the genome of Lagopus muta isolate bLagMut1 chromosome 29, bLagMut1 primary, whole genome shotgun sequence, the window GGTTGTGTCTCCATGATGAGAGATTTGCGTGTGGCTGGTGGAGTCCCAGCATAACTGTGGAGGCATTTTGTGAGTGCCCTGGGATGTGGCCTGGCAGGAGCCTGAGGTGTGTATGTTGGGTGTTACCTGTTGGACATTCAATTCCCCTTGGGTGCCTACTGCCTCTGGCCAACGCTGCATAGAGTTTGATGTCCTCCTTTGGCATATGTGTTTGGAACCACCCtgactcctgctgctgtcccagctgccCATGATGGCACTCCCATATTACACATGCTTCTGGGCAAGTGTGCTTCCAGTGTAACCTGGAAATGTTGTGTGTTTGTTGGTGTGTGCTGTTGTGTCAGGATGTATGTGCAAAGTAGGATGCCTAACATGGACATGGGGGTGGTGGGGAACCAGGCAATTCTTGCCCAGTCTTTTTGTTTGACTGCGGAAGACATCACAATTAATGGCGATGATCAGCTAATGTCTGATTATGAGAGAGCACTGTCCTTTTTAGTGAAACACGCCTTTTCTTGTGTCGGTGGACATCCCTCAGctggaaacagaagggaaaggaataGTAGTGAGACTTAGGTCACCTGCGAGCAGTGCTTGGTGTTGTAGAtcagctggaagcagaaagcagagcatccATCCTTGGACTGCTTCCAGCTGAGGCAGCCTGAGCACGTAGATGGGTGAAGCAAAGGCCGTGTTGGTCTTTGCATATGAGCCCTGCAAGAAGCTTGACCTTTAATGCTGTGCTTGCAAGGAAATGAGGCCCCACACACTGGGGCAAAGCATCAAAGCAAGCTGCACGGGAATGAGAAGCTATCTCCTGCTGACACTGTTGGCCATTTCCATGCCCACACCGTCATCTTCTCCCTGTGCTTTTGACTTCCTTCCTCAGAAATGCTTAGGCCTCTAATTCTGTCGCTTGAAAGGAGCTTATGCGGCAAAATGGACTTGTCATGAACTGGGAAATGAGAACGGAGAAGTAGCTTTGTAGGGAGGAGAATTAATCCATCAATTTTGATAATTGTATTGTTTTGCATCGAAATGGGCTTGCCCCAATACAGCTACTTACACATGGGTTGCCTCTGGGCCTGGGGCGGTCCAGATTGGTATAAAAGCCAGTCCAGCACCAGGCTCCCTCATCCACTTCTcttgccttctcctccttggTGAACAAGGTGAGCTGCAGTGGCTTTCTTCTAACCCTCCTCATTCTCTGTTTCTCCTCTTGCTCTTCTGTTTCCCAACATGCCTTTCCATCTATGCAAGCCTTGGTGTGAGCCTTACTCCTTGAAGGGGCTCCCCCAAGTCTGTTCTGCATGCTTGTGCAGGAAGGATTTGTGCAGACTCTGCTGGGGCTCTTGGGGATCTGGGCTGCTAAGATACTCTCTCACCTCACATTACCAGTCCCTGCTGCCTTTGTGAGCAGgccagcaccaggctgctgcttgcaCTGACTTCTTTTGCTGTGCCCTCTCCAGGtccacctccatcccacagccatgtcctgcttCGATCTGTGCCGTCCCTGTGGCCCGACCCCGCTGGCCaacagctgcaacgagccctgtgtGCGCCAGTGCCAGGACTCCCGGGTGGTGATCCAGCCCTCTCCCGTCGTGGTcaccctgcccggacccatcctcagctccttcccccagaacaccGCTGTGGGCTCCAGCACCtccgctgctgttggcagcatcctgAGTGAGGAGGGCGTGCCCATCTCCTCCGGTGGCTTTGGCCTCTCTGGCCTGGGCAGCCGCTTCTCTAGCAGGAGGTGCCTGCCTTAAGGATGAAGAGGGCATCGCATGATCACATCCTTCAGGAAACCCAAAACTTGGTGCCGGACTGAGGACAGAGCTGCTCGTCACTGTTTCCCCATGGACTGAGCACCCTTGCACTCTATGGGAAAGCAGAGCCTGCATCCTGCATGCCACCTTGACAGTCTGGAAATGCTGCCTCCACATGTCCTCTTCTTCTCCCACTTTCTCCTCAGCATCATGAGTCCATATTGTCTCCTGCTGTCCTGTGCCTTGGATTTGCCCTGAAGCAAGTGGAGATGACCCTGCTTCTTCTCTCTTTCGTATTTGAAGGGACAACCTCCTGAATCCCACCGTGATGATGAGGTGTCTGAGTCCTAGCTTCCTTCATAGAAGCATGGGCAAGATCACTTCTCTCATGCACTGCTTTGAGTTCTTCTGTTGTCTCAATAAATTTTATGCTGCATTGTAATCTCAGTCTTTTTGTGTTCCTGCCTTGCTGGGATGCCCAATCACTGGAGGGAAATGGGATATCTTGGAGTGTGAAGATCATTTTGTGGAATCGCAGAAACGAAAACAATGGGGTTGTAAGGGACCTGAGGGGGCCGTCTAGTCCTGccaaaccccctgctaaagcaggttccctgaaACTGTCAGCACAGAAAGCATGCAGGTGGGTCCTGGACTAtgttcagcaaagcacagaCCGGCAGCTGTCTGGGCAGCTATTTCCAGCACACTGACACTCCCACTATTGTGGGAGTTCTGCTCCCACACCTTCCCTCTATGCCTACTgttctatttctgaaatattgagGAATACAAGACCAGTGCAGAGACACTGCTTGTATGTGTGCTGATCCATCATGCTGCAAGCATGGAGGTTTAGCAAGTCAGTATATGACAATAGCATCATGaggaagaagtaaataaatacataaattatcGTGGCTATGAGCACTGAACATTTTGGATCTTTTGTTGCAATCCGGAAGATCAGGAGGATCCGAGAGAGAAGTAACGTGTCGTGTGTATGGCTGGCTTCTTGCATTGTGCCCCACACTACCACAGGTGATGTCATTTGTACCTAGAGGAAGTCCTCCCTTCCATTTCGGTGGCAGATGAAGATGGTGTCCCATTTCCGGGGTCATGGGAGATGTTCTCTTCAGGCACATCAGTGCTCTAGGTCTGCCAGAGGCCTATCGGTGCTCCTCACACTCACCTGGGGTCTCCCACCATACCCACTGACTCAGGCCAATTCACCCAGGGCCTGTATCACACCTCTGCCATCAGCCCTCAGCTTTCTCTCCAGCTCAAGGACATCAGTCTGGTTCTGCTGTTCTCAGACAGGTCAGTTGATGCTTGATAATTGTCCCCTTGCACTAGATGCAGCGTTGCCCGGTGCGTTCCCAGCTCCCTCTTGGGTGCACGTGTATTATTCTGGCACTGCTCAGGAGTGTTGGCCCATGTTACTGTCACAGCATCGCAACTTGAGCTGTGCCCTGGCTCCCTGGCCTGGCATCAGTGCTGCCATAGCAGTGCAAACCTGATTGTTGAGCTGGTCTTTGATGGACCTGTTGGGCATTTTTGCATCTGCCTTGCTCAGGCGTTGTGTAATGAGTTCCACTGGTGGTGTGTCTCCTGGTTTCCATTCTCTTCATCTTCCTAAGTGAGATATTTGGTTGTGTCTCCATGATGAGAGATTTGCGTGTGGCTGGTGGAGTCCCAGCATAATTGCAGAGGCATTTTGTGAGTGCCCTGGGATGTGGCCTGGCAGGAGCCTGAGGTGTGTATGTTGGGTGTCACCTGTTGGGCAGTCAATTCCCCTTGGGTGCCTACTGCCTCTGGCCAACGCTGCATAGAGTTTGATGTCCTCCTTTGGCATATGTGTTTGGAACCACCCtgactcctgctgctgtcccagctgccCATGATGGCACTCCCATATTACACATGCTTCTGGGCAAGTGTGCTTCCAGTGTAACCTGGAAATGTTGTGTGTTTGTTGGTGTGTGCTGTTGTGTCAGGATGTATGTGCAAAGTAGGATGCCTAACATGGACATGGGGGTGGTGGGGAACCAGGCAATTCTTGCCCAGTCTTTTTGTT includes:
- the LOC125685776 gene encoding feather keratin 1 isoform X15 codes for the protein MTCGVHLHPTAMSCFDLCRPCGPTPLANSCNEPCVRQCQDSRVVIQPSPVVVTLPGPILSSFPQNTAVGSSTSAAVGSILSEEGVPISSGGFGLSGLGSRFSSRRCLP